The following proteins come from a genomic window of Streptomyces sp. NBC_01716:
- a CDS encoding tetratricopeptide repeat protein — MRQLETTSNSASQEDPWRVRLVEGENSAAPPLGAGVLLPGGLVLTCAHVVLSKPRRGSGGSGEAGRRDGPPRPVAPLYAEFPGTRGDPPPRLRAEVLADQLKPPTSTFSADIALLRLASVPPVETAVLHRQIPALNELVHSVGYTDELPGGETINARLMGRGGPARYSEWVQLNPVDESFAVRPGYSGGGVVHTRTGGVIGIMTYRYKDHRFSVDYAYMIPTETILRYLSVLRPRPAGHQDELKVTGRAALSHTIPFDPPRSGSNRALALRRKVTHWLIDAAPATGAASAPAPAPVSDPVSGADPAAGRRTATEPVELVFARDGRPDDISAVYATLNLADRERNPRPADRGDPTEPPVGSIDMAVDAQGRTAGQLIARTAERIGLVGPSGPTGPYDDEGPYEGRGPDEHEGPDDRDRLLARIAGDSPPISAAFLSVDRAAPTGEAVLPLLKALRKGRLTRLLLVFRDPASPLLEDVVDTLLDDAWAERRTTALAARLAVLAELEKRFRRLYAHSGDRGVTDAPRPVYRQLSSRLAELRTDGEVPHRSAALAYDLFLLDIAVEEALQSAGSAVRLLDRPNSPGEYVVNPSGGGLTDLPHITVDDPDAFVEPEPDPGPGPGPGTPTEPEAGLVRGQELHQQYKVVGLLGEGSYGQVYLARDQMLDNRPVALKGVRDPDDPTDRWISRLELLRLVSLNHPSIIKVFNYARHPGHPKQPEHPANKARFIVMEFADGAPLQWVAEQIARNAAPFDGYRVHEFIAVYGLLILDALRHLHEDEGFVYGDLSLTNVIHCGSGIKLIDVAGVRKIGHAGPVTYPAPELGSSTKVTVAADLYAVGAVLQELLDRVPARAADLGTTSLQRVLHRARAPRPEDRFADAQEMSVQLRGVLRELRSLRLDEETFEPSPLFAVAPAALDGELGKAPPLEQWRHGGNDKRPLTIRPPEPAEVAVGLPVPKVSRQDPNWKELQRTSYDDPAGLLQLSADWQLSPELALLRCRLHLEVSRYRSADAGRHLASATAELRRAEAAVGSLAESDWRLRWHQGLLHLAGNDTASALRSFDQVYAAIPGEYAPKLALGYCHEVLDHPREAMVFYSAVWKRNHALGSAAFGLARIHLADGDTRLALGRLEAVPADSRHRTAARTGMARIHADLPADGAPPTVAAAKRAYEALHRLARYEGMTDRQAQDRLRTDLLELLLRLVTTPPEPDPLGALREALDAEIPIPRTEHELRKQLGAGYERLSEQVPRTTLREHRTLERALLDNAFRTRPYAFAHSRGEQRQGRLRGWRPGRLRATRATDPQPGADAAGGER, encoded by the coding sequence ATGAGGCAGCTGGAGACCACGTCCAACTCCGCGTCGCAGGAGGACCCTTGGCGGGTCCGGCTGGTCGAGGGGGAGAACAGCGCCGCGCCGCCGCTCGGGGCGGGCGTGCTGCTGCCGGGTGGGCTCGTGCTCACCTGCGCCCATGTGGTGCTGTCCAAACCCCGTCGCGGGAGCGGCGGTTCGGGGGAAGCCGGGAGACGCGACGGTCCGCCCCGGCCGGTCGCGCCGCTGTACGCGGAGTTCCCCGGCACCCGCGGGGATCCGCCCCCGCGCCTGCGCGCCGAGGTGCTGGCCGACCAGCTCAAGCCGCCGACCTCGACCTTCAGCGCCGACATCGCCCTGCTGCGGCTGGCCTCCGTGCCTCCGGTTGAGACCGCCGTGCTGCACCGCCAGATCCCGGCTCTCAACGAACTGGTGCACTCCGTCGGGTACACGGACGAGCTGCCCGGCGGCGAGACCATCAACGCGCGGCTCATGGGGCGCGGCGGCCCCGCGCGCTATTCCGAATGGGTCCAGCTCAACCCGGTCGACGAGTCCTTCGCGGTACGCCCCGGCTACAGCGGCGGCGGCGTGGTCCATACCCGCACGGGCGGGGTCATCGGCATCATGACGTACCGGTACAAGGACCATCGGTTCTCGGTCGACTACGCGTACATGATCCCGACCGAGACGATTCTGCGGTATCTGTCGGTCCTGCGGCCCCGGCCGGCCGGTCATCAGGACGAGTTGAAGGTGACGGGGCGCGCCGCCCTGTCGCACACCATCCCGTTCGACCCGCCCAGGAGCGGATCGAACCGCGCTCTCGCTCTGCGCCGCAAGGTGACCCACTGGCTCATCGACGCGGCTCCGGCGACCGGCGCGGCGTCGGCCCCCGCCCCCGCCCCGGTCTCGGATCCGGTCTCCGGGGCCGACCCGGCGGCCGGCAGGCGCACCGCCACGGAACCGGTGGAGCTCGTCTTCGCCCGCGACGGCCGTCCCGACGACATCTCGGCGGTCTACGCCACGCTCAACCTGGCCGACCGTGAACGCAATCCGCGGCCGGCCGACCGGGGCGACCCCACCGAACCGCCGGTCGGCTCGATCGACATGGCCGTGGACGCGCAGGGCCGGACGGCAGGACAGCTCATCGCGCGCACCGCCGAGCGCATCGGCCTGGTGGGTCCGTCGGGGCCCACCGGACCGTACGACGACGAAGGACCGTACGAAGGGCGCGGACCGGACGAGCACGAGGGGCCGGACGACCGCGACCGCCTGCTGGCGCGGATCGCCGGGGACAGCCCGCCGATCTCCGCCGCCTTCCTCTCGGTCGACAGGGCGGCGCCGACAGGCGAGGCGGTGCTGCCGCTGCTGAAAGCGTTACGGAAGGGCCGGCTGACCCGCTTGCTGCTCGTCTTCCGCGACCCGGCGTCCCCGCTGCTCGAAGACGTCGTGGACACACTGCTCGACGACGCGTGGGCCGAGCGCCGCACAACGGCCCTCGCGGCGCGGCTCGCCGTGCTCGCCGAGCTGGAGAAGAGGTTCCGCAGGCTGTACGCGCACTCCGGCGACCGGGGCGTCACCGACGCGCCCCGGCCGGTGTATCGCCAACTGTCCTCCCGGCTGGCCGAGTTGCGTACGGACGGGGAGGTGCCGCACAGGAGCGCCGCTCTCGCGTACGACCTCTTCCTGCTCGACATCGCCGTCGAGGAAGCGCTCCAGTCGGCCGGGTCCGCCGTACGGCTCCTCGACCGCCCCAACTCACCGGGTGAGTATGTCGTGAATCCGTCCGGTGGCGGCCTCACCGATCTGCCGCACATCACCGTCGACGATCCCGACGCCTTCGTGGAGCCCGAGCCCGATCCGGGGCCGGGGCCCGGCCCGGGGACTCCGACGGAGCCGGAGGCCGGCCTCGTACGCGGCCAGGAGCTCCACCAGCAGTACAAGGTCGTCGGACTGCTCGGCGAGGGCAGTTACGGCCAGGTGTATCTGGCCCGCGACCAGATGCTGGACAACCGTCCGGTGGCCCTGAAGGGCGTACGGGACCCCGACGACCCGACCGACCGGTGGATCTCCCGCCTGGAACTGCTCCGGCTGGTCAGCCTCAACCACCCTTCGATCATCAAGGTGTTCAACTACGCCCGGCATCCCGGCCACCCCAAGCAGCCCGAACACCCGGCCAACAAGGCCCGGTTCATCGTGATGGAGTTCGCGGACGGGGCACCGCTCCAGTGGGTAGCCGAGCAGATCGCGCGCAACGCGGCGCCCTTCGACGGCTACCGCGTCCATGAGTTCATCGCCGTCTACGGGCTGCTGATCCTGGACGCGCTCCGCCATCTGCACGAGGACGAGGGCTTCGTCTACGGCGACCTGTCCCTCACCAACGTCATCCACTGCGGCAGCGGCATCAAGCTCATCGATGTCGCGGGCGTACGGAAGATCGGCCACGCCGGCCCGGTCACGTATCCGGCGCCCGAGCTCGGCAGTTCCACCAAGGTGACGGTGGCGGCTGATCTGTACGCGGTCGGGGCCGTCCTCCAGGAGCTGCTCGACCGGGTCCCCGCGCGCGCCGCCGACCTCGGTACGACCTCACTCCAGCGCGTCCTGCACCGGGCACGGGCACCGCGCCCCGAGGACCGGTTCGCCGACGCGCAGGAGATGTCCGTCCAGCTCCGCGGCGTGCTGCGCGAGTTGCGCTCGCTGCGTCTCGACGAGGAGACGTTCGAGCCCTCACCGCTGTTCGCGGTCGCGCCCGCCGCGCTCGACGGCGAACTCGGCAAGGCGCCGCCCCTCGAACAGTGGCGGCACGGCGGGAACGACAAACGGCCGCTGACCATACGGCCGCCGGAACCGGCCGAGGTGGCCGTGGGCCTGCCCGTGCCCAAGGTGAGCCGCCAGGACCCCAACTGGAAGGAGCTCCAGCGCACGTCGTACGACGATCCGGCCGGGCTGCTCCAACTCAGCGCCGACTGGCAGCTCTCCCCCGAACTGGCGCTCCTGCGCTGCCGTCTCCATCTGGAGGTGAGCCGCTACCGGTCGGCCGACGCGGGCAGACATCTGGCGTCTGCCACGGCCGAGTTGAGGCGGGCCGAGGCCGCCGTCGGCTCCCTGGCCGAGTCCGACTGGCGGCTGCGCTGGCACCAGGGTCTGCTCCATCTGGCCGGGAACGACACGGCGTCGGCGCTGCGCTCCTTCGACCAGGTCTACGCGGCGATTCCCGGCGAGTACGCGCCGAAGCTCGCGCTCGGCTACTGCCACGAGGTCCTCGACCACCCGCGCGAGGCCATGGTGTTCTACAGCGCGGTGTGGAAGCGCAACCACGCGCTGGGCAGTGCCGCCTTCGGCCTGGCCCGTATCCATCTGGCCGACGGCGACACCCGGCTCGCCCTCGGCCGGCTCGAAGCCGTTCCCGCCGACTCGCGGCATCGCACCGCCGCCCGCACGGGCATGGCGCGTATCCACGCGGACCTGCCGGCCGACGGTGCTCCGCCGACCGTGGCCGCCGCCAAGAGGGCGTACGAGGCGCTGCACCGGCTCGCCAGATACGAGGGGATGACGGACCGTCAGGCCCAGGACCGGCTGCGCACCGACCTGCTGGAGCTGTTGCTGCGGCTGGTCACCACTCCCCCGGAGCCGGATCCGCTCGGCGCGCTCCGCGAGGCGCTGGACGCGGAGATCCCGATCCCTCGCACCGAGCACGAGCTGCGGAAACAGCTGGGCGCGGGCTACGAACGGCTCTCCGAGCAGGTGCCCCGCACCACCCTGCGCGAGCACAGGACGCTGGAGAGAGCCCTGCTCGACAACGCCTTCCGCACCCGGCCTTACGCGTTCGCCCACAGCAGGGGCGAGCAACGCCAGGGCCGGCTGCGGGGCTGGCGGCCCGGCCGGCTGCGCGCCACCCGGGCGACGGACCCGCAGCCGGGGGCGGACGCCGCCGGCGGGGAGCGCTGA
- a CDS encoding right-handed parallel beta-helix repeat-containing protein: MRARRLLPTLLAVATTAGVLSATVTPAHAAVINVKTAAELKSALTAARPGDTIQLADGLYTGNFKALVAGTANSRITLTGSEKAVLSAGGGYVLHLNGASYWTVKGITLTGAQKGIMADSANGVVIDSVVVHDLDMEGVHFRNTSRDGVIKNSRIYDTGNDGRGMGEGVYVGSAGGTSDKSDNAQIIGNTIGPDVGGEAIDIKEGTTGAQIIGNTFDGRGLTGANFDDSWVDVKGNNTLVENNTGKNTTNNGFETHTQQSGWGCGTVFRGNKSDLTGATGDKQLAINVTADTASCRTTVHSNNTVAGGRGLTNIAITP, encoded by the coding sequence ATGCGTGCTCGAAGGCTGCTCCCCACTCTCCTCGCCGTTGCCACGACGGCAGGCGTGCTGTCCGCGACGGTCACCCCCGCCCACGCGGCCGTCATCAACGTGAAGACCGCCGCCGAGCTGAAGTCGGCGCTCACCGCCGCCCGCCCCGGCGACACGATCCAGCTCGCCGACGGCCTCTACACCGGTAACTTCAAGGCGCTGGTCGCCGGCACCGCCAACTCCCGTATCACGCTCACCGGTTCGGAGAAGGCCGTCCTCAGCGCGGGCGGCGGCTATGTGCTGCACCTCAACGGCGCCTCGTACTGGACCGTCAAGGGCATCACCCTCACCGGCGCTCAGAAGGGCATCATGGCGGACAGCGCCAACGGCGTCGTCATCGACTCCGTCGTCGTGCACGACCTGGACATGGAAGGCGTCCACTTCCGCAACACCAGCCGCGACGGTGTCATCAAGAACTCGCGGATCTACGACACCGGCAACGACGGCCGGGGGATGGGCGAAGGCGTCTACGTCGGCTCGGCCGGCGGCACCTCCGACAAGAGCGACAACGCACAGATCATCGGCAACACCATCGGCCCCGACGTCGGCGGCGAGGCCATCGACATCAAGGAAGGCACCACCGGCGCGCAGATCATCGGCAACACCTTCGACGGACGCGGGCTGACCGGTGCCAACTTCGACGACTCCTGGGTCGATGTGAAGGGCAACAACACCCTCGTCGAGAACAACACCGGGAAGAACACCACCAACAACGGCTTCGAGACCCACACCCAGCAGTCGGGCTGGGGCTGCGGCACCGTCTTCCGCGGCAACAAGTCGGACCTGACCGGCGCCACCGGCGACAAGCAGCTCGCGATCAACGTCACCGCCGACACCGCCAGTTGCCGGACGACCGTGCACTCGAACAACACGGTCGCCGGCGGGCGCGGCCTGACGAACATCGCCATCACGCCCTGA
- a CDS encoding SGNH/GDSL hydrolase family protein, with the protein MTTVAKALTEETDPFCLSPARAARLLAGAPWRRFAVAGDSLAAGTGDPSPGYANLPWAERVAGVLRDVRPELVHLNTGTPGATASDTLAGQMDEIVAFGPDLLHVSCGANDLFRRRPDFGIVERTARQVFERAAGTGARLTTFTLGRAFDVPAIPDFPRRVRTLNDITRALAVEYDMVLVDMWDHPLNARPDLLSEDRIHFSTSGQAVLASEVVKSLADAVGAVRAGRSPHGRAVPE; encoded by the coding sequence ATGACAACTGTGGCGAAGGCCCTCACCGAAGAGACCGATCCCTTCTGCCTCTCCCCGGCGCGTGCCGCGCGGCTCCTCGCCGGTGCGCCGTGGCGACGGTTCGCGGTGGCCGGGGACAGCCTGGCCGCCGGCACCGGCGACCCGAGCCCCGGTTACGCGAACCTGCCGTGGGCCGAGCGGGTCGCCGGCGTACTGCGCGACGTCCGCCCCGAGTTGGTCCATCTGAACACCGGCACGCCCGGAGCGACGGCCTCCGACACGCTGGCCGGGCAGATGGACGAGATCGTCGCGTTCGGCCCCGATCTGCTCCATGTCTCCTGCGGCGCCAACGACTTGTTCCGCCGGCGGCCGGACTTCGGCATCGTCGAGCGCACGGCGCGGCAGGTGTTCGAGCGCGCGGCGGGGACCGGGGCGCGGCTGACGACGTTCACGCTCGGCAGGGCGTTCGACGTACCCGCCATCCCCGATTTCCCCCGGCGGGTGCGGACACTCAACGACATCACGCGCGCCCTGGCGGTCGAGTACGACATGGTGCTCGTCGACATGTGGGACCACCCGCTCAACGCGCGCCCGGATCTGCTGAGCGAGGACCGTATCCACTTCTCGACGTCCGGCCAGGCGGTGCTGGCGTCCGAGGTGGTGAAGTCACTCGCTGACGCCGTCGGCGCCGTCAGGGCGGGCCGAAGCCCTCACGGGCGCGCCGTTCCTGAATGA